AAAGCCGCCATCAGGATGCTGAAGGCGCTGTACGAACAATTCGGGGATTGGCGCCTCGCCGACATGGCCTACAACTCCGGGCCGAACACGGTGATGGGCGCGCTGCGCCAACATCCGGAAACCGGCAGCGAAGCCATCCCCGCGATTCCGGTCGGCCACACCACGCGCACCCACCTCGCGCGGCTGATGGCGTTGAGCTGCATCCTGCGCCAGCCGGAACAATTCCACGTCCAGTTGCCGCAGCCGTCGCGCGCCGATGAACTCGCCGCCATCGAAGTGCCCGCCGGCACCCGCCTGAAGGATGCCGCGGGCATGGCGGAAGTATCCGAAGTGACATTGCGCACGCTCAACCCCGGCTACATCGGCGGAAGCGTGCCGGCGGACAGTCCGCGCACGCTGCTGCTGCCGGCCGGCGCGGTGGATTCGCTGGCGACCGCGCTGGCCGTTGCCGCGGCCGAACCGGTCGCGCAGGTCACCACCAAGGAACAGAATGCCGGGCCCAGCAACAGTCTGCCGCTGCCGGCCGAACCCGTGCCGCCGCCGCAAGATGATGGAACCACGGCAGCGGCTGCGCCCACACGCCATCGCGTGCGCAAGGGCGACACGCTGTGGTCGATCGCGCATCGCTACCACGTGAGCGTGAAGGATCTCAAGCGCTGGAACAACCTGCGCGACAGCGACGTGCGTGCGGGACAGGAACTGCGCGTACGCGGGTGAGCTGCGCACTGCGACCGCGGCAAGTCGCTCGCTGACGCTCGCTGTCAGTCATTCACTTCGTTCAATGCAAGTCGCTCGCTGAGGCCCGCTGTCAGTCGGCCGCTGCGCGGCCTGCCAAGAGTCAGCAAATCCTCCCGCTGACCCTTTACTTGCTTACAGGCGCGAAGCCGCCGACTCACTCTTTACGTTGTCGCCGCGTACAATGGCCGCCTTTCACGATACGGAGCCAAGCGGCCATGGGTTTCCTCGAAGGCAAGCGCGCACTCGTCACCGGCATCCTCAGCAACCGCTCGATCGCATGGGGCATCGCGCAGGCGCTGCGCCGCGAAGGCGCCGAACTCGCGCTGACCTACGTCGACGAGAAACTGCGCAGCCGCGTGGACGAAGCCGCCGCGCAGCTCGGCACGGATATCGTGCTGCCGTGCGACGTCGCCAGCGACAGCGACATCGAAAAGCTGTTCGAGAGCCTCGGCAAGCGCTGGGACGGACTCGACATCCTGATCCACTCGATCGGTTTCGCGCCGCGCGAAGCGCTGCAGGGCGCGTTCCTCGACAACCTGACGCGCGAAAACTTCCGCATCGCCCACGACATTTCCAGCTACAGCCTCGCCGCGCTGGCCAAGGCCGCGCGTCCGCTGATGAAGAATCGCCACGGCGCGATCCTTACGCTCACCTATCTGGGTTCCGAACGCGCGCTCGCCTCGTACAACGTGATGGGCCTTGCCAAGGCGAGCCTCGAAGCCAACGTGCGCTACCTCGCGCTCAATCTCGGCCCCGAAGGCACCCGCGTCAACGCGATTTCCGCGGGGCCCATCAAGACGCTGGCCGCGTCCGGTGTCGCCGGCCTGCGCAAGATGCTGGAACACGTCGAACAGGTCTCGCCGCTGCGCCGCAACGTCAGCATCGACGACGTCGGCAACGCCGCCGCATTCCTGTGCTCCGATCTCGCCGCCGGCATCACCGGCGAAGTCGTGTACGTGGATGCCGGCTACAGCACGCTGGGCATGGCGGGGTTGGATACCGGCGCCTGATCGGCGCCCGCTTTGCTCGTCATCCCGGCGAAAGCCGGGATCCATTTGGCTTCGTGAGCATCACGTTCAGCGGCAAATCTGGGCTTCAGCGCCGGGCCCAGCCAAGTCACAGCCGCTGCGGCGCGGTCTCGATCTTGGCATGCTTGCGCAGCACGTCGAGGAAACCTTGCAGGTCGGCTTCGCCGAACGCGCGCGCCATCTGTTCGCGCAGGAAGCCTTGCGCTTCGCTCGGCACCTTCGACGTATCGCCTGGCTTGACGGCGCTCAAGTCGACCAGCGCGTAATGACCGCCCTTGAGCGGCACCAGCGCGTGGGTACTGGCGTCCTTGGCCGGATGCGCCATTTCGAACACCGCCTTCAGCAGGTCGGGATCGATGTTCTCGGCATTGCGCGTCACGCCGGTTTCCTGCTGGACCTTCTGGGCCGACGCCTGCGCGAGCGCGTCCAGCTTCTCACCCTTCTGCAGCTTCGCGAAAGCCGCTTCAGCCGCAGTCCTGGCCGAGGCGTCGACGCGCTGCTGGATGATCGCCTGCTTGATCTGGTCGCTCACCTGCGCCAGCGGCTTCGGGGCCGCCGGGACGTGCTTGTCGACGTGGATCACGACCATGTGGTTGTCGCCGAGGTCGATCGGATCGGACGTGTTGCCCTGCACCAGCACGATGTCGGAGAACGCGGCTTTCACCACCTTCGGATTCGCGGCAATGCCGGTCTTGGCGCCCTCGCGTCCGAACAGCGGCGTGGTCTCGACGGTCAGGCCGAGTTTCTGCGCGGCAGGCTTCAGCGAGGTCGGATCGTTGTAGATCATGTCGGTGAGCTTGCCACCGATATCGCGGTAGGCATCCTCGCGCGCGTTCTTGGCCGCTTCGGCCGCCAATTGGTCGCGCACCTGCGCGAAGGTTTCGGTGCGACCCTCGCGCACGTCGCGCAGGTCGATGATGTGGTAGCCGTCGGAGGTCAGCACCGGCGCTGAAATCTCGCCCTTCTTCATCTTGTCGAGCGCGGCCTGGAATTCGGGGCCGGCATCGCCCTTCTGCAACCAGCCGAGGTCGCCGCCTTGGCGCTTGGAACCCAGGTCATCGGAATACTGTTCGGCCAGCTTGGCAAAATCGGCGCCGGGCGCCTTCGCCAGCGCATCGATCTTCTCGGCCTTGGCCAAGGCTTCCTGCTTCTGCGCGGCGGTCGGATTCGCCGGCAGCTTGATCAGGATGTGCGACACCTGCCACTGCGCCGGGCTGACGAAGCGCGACTTCTCCTTGTCGTAGCGCGCCTGCAGCGCCTTGTCGCTCAAATCCGGCGTGACCTTCATGGTCGCCGCATCGAGGTCGATGTAATTCACCGAAACCTGCTCGGGACTCATGAAGTCCTTGGTGTGCGCCTTGTAGTAATCCGCGATCTGCGCGTCGGTGACGTTCTGCTGTTCCGCGGTCGGCGCCGGCGGCGGCAGGTCGACGAAACTGAAATCGCGCTGCTGCAACTGCAGGCGCAGGAAACCTTCGGCGTCGGCCTTGGTGCTGAAAGCGGTGCCGACGATGGCCTGCGGAAGCTCGCGACTGGCGAGATCGGAACGGATCGAATCCTGGAATTCCTGCGCGGTCTTGCCGACCTGCGCGAGGTAGGACAGGTACGTCGTGGAATCGAACTTGCCGTTGACCTGGAACACCGGATACGAGGCGATCTGATCGCGGATTTCCGAATCCGGCACGCGCACGCCCAGCTTGTCGTTCTCGTCCATCAGCAGTTGCCGATTGATGACCAGCTTCAGCACCTGCTGCTTGACCTCGGGCTTCTCGAAATCCGCCGCTTCCATCGTGTTGCCGGGCGCGTTCATCTGCGCCTGACGGTAATTGTTGAAGGCGGTCTGGAAATCCTGCTGCGAAATTTCGTGACCATCGACCTTGGCAACCCACGTCGCGTTGCTCTGGCTGAAGTAGCCTTCGATGCCGAAGAACAGGAACGCGATGACCACCAGCACGCCGAAGATGGTGATGACGATCCAGTTCTTGAACAGGTTGCGGATGAATTGCAGCATGGGTACCGCCGTGACGATGGCCAAGTCAGCCGGCTATTGTAGGGCAAGGCGGCGCCCGCTGTGCCGTGTTGGTGGGTGCTGAGGGGATCGAACCCCCGACCCTCTCCGTGTAAAGGAGACGCTCTACCGCTGAGCTAAGCACCCGGCTTCATTCGATACCGCATCGCGCGCAGCGCGATTATCACTCCCCCTCTCCCGCTTGCGGGAGAGGGCAAGGGATGAGGGCAAATCTCGCGAGGAGTTTCCCGCGTCAACCGCAACGTTGCTTCCGCGCTCGACACATCCTGTGTTGCATGCGTAGGTTGGTGGTGAGCCGGGCTTCATCCGGCGAACCCCAACGTTCGCTTCGGAATCCTGTTGGGGTTCGCGCGAAGCCGCTCACCCCAACCTACCATCCGCGCGCGATTGCCTTCCCCGAAACGCAGCGGCCGACGCAGAGCGCGTCGGCCGCTGGAATCCAGCACACGGCCGGCGCGAGCCGGCCATGCTTCAAAGCTCAGTTCAGCGCATCCTTCAGCGCCTTGCCCGCCTTGAACGCCGGCACCTTGGACGCCTTGATCTTGATCGTCTGGCCGGTGCGCGGGTTGCGGCCGGTACGCGCGGCGCGCTTGCGCACCACGAAGGTGCCGAAGCCGACCAGCGACACGTCGTCGCCCTTCTTCAGTGCACGCTTGATCTGGTCGGTGACGGCGTCGAGCGCACGGCCTGCATCGGCCTTGGACAGATCGGCGTGATCGGCGATTGCGTTGATCAACTCAGCTTTGTTCATGGAGACTCCCTCTTGGGTTTCGAGCAGCCCGTGGAATGTTCGGTGGAAGCGCGTTGTTCCGATTTGTTCGGGTCACACCCTTCCGGTCGTGTTGCAGTTCCCGTATCGATGCGCGACTTTGGCAACGTCTGCGTCGCACGGCCCGGTCTTTATATCAGCGCCGCACTGGGCCTGCAATAAAGACGGGGCTTGGATTTCAACGCGGTTGCGAGCCTCGCGCAAGCGCAAAAATCCGAAGCACGGAACCTGCACCGACGCAAGTGCCGAATGACGACACGTGAGCAATCGCGGCTATCGCGTTGATAGCGTTTTCAATGTGTGCGCGAGGCGGTGCTGTCTTCCGCCGATTCGTGCACCGTCTCGGGCGCCACGGTGGCAGGTTCGACGCGCGCGGGTTCGGGCAACGGCGTCAGCGGACGCTCCAGCGCGAGGTCCAACACCTGGTCGATCCAACGCACCGGATGGATGGTCAACGCCTCGGTGATGTTCTTCGGGATTTCGGCGAGGTCCTTCCTGTTTTCTTCGGGAATGACCACCGTGGTGATGCCGCCGCGATGCGCGGCCAGCAATTTTTCCTTGAGCCCTCCGATCGGCAGCACGCGGCCGCGCAGGGTGATTTCGCCGGTCATCGCGATTTCCGAACGCACCGGAATTTTCGTGAGCGCCGACACCAGCGCGGTGCACATCGCGATGCCTGCGCTCGGTCCATCTTTCGGCGTCGCGCCTTCCGGCACGTGCACGTGGATGTCGTACTTGTCGTGGAAATCCGATTCGATGCCGAGCCGCTGGCTGCGCGCGCGCACCACCGACTGCGCGGCCTGGATAGATTCCTTCATCACGTCGCCGAGCTGGCCGGTGAGCGTGAGCTTGCCCTTGCCCGGCACCACGCTGGCTTCGATGCTGAGCAGTTCGCCACCGACCGATGTCCACGCGAGCCCGGTCACCAGGCCGACCTCGTTCTGCTGTTCGCGGCGGCCGAAATCGTGACGCCGCACGCCGAGGTATTTGTCGAGGTTCTTCGAATCCACCTTGACCGCGGCGGGCGCGCGCTTCTTCGCCGCCGGCTTGGCCTTGGCGGGCACGGCCTCGGTCGTCTTCGCATCCGCAGGCTTCTTCGCGGGCTTGCCGGCTTCGGCGAGCGTCAATTCCTTGACCACCTTGCGGCAGATCTTGGCGAGTTCGCGCTCCAGGTTGCGCACGCCGGATTCGCGCGTGTAGTAGCGGATGATGTCGCGCAGCGAACCTTCGGTCACCGAGAGTTCGTTTTCCTTCAATCCCGCGGCCTTGATCTGTTTCGGCAGCAGGTATTTCGTCGCGATCGCGACCTTCTCGTCCTCGGTGTAACCCGGGATGCGGATGACTTCCATGCGGTCCAGCAAGGGACCCGGAATGTTCATCGAGTTGGCGGTGGCGATCCACATCACCTCGGAAAGATCGAAGTCGACCTCGAGGTAATGATCATTGAAAGCGTGGTTCTGTTCGGGATCGAGCACTTCCAGCAATGCCGCCGACGGATCGCCACGGAAATCCATCGCCATCTTGTCGATCTCGTCCAGCATGAACAACGGGTTGCGGGTCCCGACCTTGGACATGTTCTGGACGATGCGGCCCGGCAATGAACCGATGTAGGTGCGGCGGTGGCCGCGGATCTCGGCCTCGTCGCGCACGCCGCCCAGGCTCTGGCGCACGAACTTGCGGCCGGTCGCGCGCGCGATCGAATGGCCCAGCGAAGTCTTGCCCACGCCCGGCGGACCGACCAGGCACAGGATCGGGCCCTTGATCTTGTTCACGCGCTGCTGCACGGCGAGGTATTCGAGGATGCGCTCCTTGACCTTCTCCAGGCCATAGTGATCCTCGTCCAGCACCTGCTCGGCCATGCGCAGATCCTTGCGCACCTTGCTGCGCTTCTTCCACGGCACGCCGGTCAGCCAATCGAGGTAATTGCGTACCACCGTGGCTTCGGCCGACATCGGCGGCATGTGCTTCAGCTTGTTGAACTCGGCCCTGGCCTTCGCGAGCACTTCCTTCGGCATGCCAGCGTCGTCGATCTTCTTGGCCAGTGCATCGATGTCGTTGCCGCCTTCCTCGATGTCGCCCAGTTCCTTCTGGATCGCCTTCATCTGCTCGTTGAGGTAGTACTCGCGCTGGCTCTTCTCCATCTGCGTCTTGATGCGTCCGCGGATGCGCTTCTCGACCTGCTGCAGGTCGAGCTCGCTTTCCACCAGGCCCACCAGCATTTCGGTGCGCGCGCCTACGCTGAGCGTGTCCAGCACCTTCTGCTTGTCGGCGAGGCGCACGGAAAGATGCGCCGCGATCGAATCGGCGAGGCGCGAAAGATCGTCGATGCCGGAAAGTCCGGTCAGCACTTCCGGCGGCAGCTTGCGGCTCTGGCGGACGAGTTGTTCGAACAGGCTCACCAGCATGCGCGCCGCGGTTTCCAGTTCCACGGCGGGCCGGTCGAACACCGGCTGCAGCGGCGCCACGTGCGCGCGCAACATGCCCTCGGTTTCGAGGCAGCCGTGCAACTGGCCGCGCGACTGGCCTTCCACCAGCACCTTGACGGTGCCGTCCGGCAGCTTCACCAGCTGCAGCACGCTGCCGATGGTGCCGATCGCATGCAGGTCGGTTTCACCCGGATCATCCGTTTCGGGCTGTTTCTGCGCAACCAGCAGGATGCGGCTGTCACCTTCCATTGCGGCTTCCAGCGCCTTCATCGACTTCTCGCGGCCGACGAACAGCGGGATCACCATGTGCGGATACACCACCACGTCGCGCAACGGCAGCACGGGCAGCTCAAGGGTGGCGGTCAGGGATTCTTTGGATTCGGTTGGCATGATCGATTCGAGAGGGCATCACTTCGGCCCGCGAGTGCGGGCGATGACAGGAGAATGGAGGCGGCGGACGCCGGGATCAAGCTCAAAGAGCGGTTTCGCGCGCCTCCGGCGCGCGAGTGACTTTCTCTTGCGTGGCCAAGAGAAAAGTCACCAAAGAGAAGGCCACCCCGCGAACACGCCCGCAGCCCATCCATGGGCTGCGGATTCGCGAGCGGACGCCGGGGTTCGAGGGCCCGTCTGGCGCGCTTCCTGCGCGCGTGTGGTCGCGCGAAGCGAATTGTTTGCGCTCGCTCCAAACGAGGCCATGGATGGCTATCATCGAAGCAGAGCTTTTCTGGGGCCCCTGCGCCGCGGTGAGGTGCGGACGATAAGGCCTGCAGGGTGAGCGCAATGGATTGCGCTCACTTGGCCCCCGCGCCAAGGATGGCGCGTGGGCCAAGCCCGGCCGCGCCGAACGCGCTTTTCGGCCAGGATGGCCGAAAAGCGCGGCGCCGGGGTCGCCTTCTCTTTGGCCACTTTCTCTTGGCGACGCAAGAGAAAGTGGCTCGCCCGCCCGGGAGGCGGGCGAAAAAAGACAGGATGTCGAATTGAAAATTACGGCGAGTGTGAAATCTCGCGCGCGGCTACCCCATCCGCCCTTCGGGCACCTTCCCCCGCAAGCGGGGGAAGGAACTCACGCGTCAATCGCCCATCTGCTTCTGCAGATGCTCGCGGCGTTCCTGTGCGTCCAGCGACAACGTGGCGATCGGGCGCGCTTCGAGGCGTTCGAGGCCGATTTCCTCGTCGGTTTCCTCGCAATAGCCGTAGCGGCCTTCCTCGATCTTGCGCAGCGCCTTCTCGATCTTGGAAATCAGCTTGCGGTAGCGGTCGCGGGTGCGCAGCTCCAGCGAGTTCTCGGTTTCGCGAGTCGCGCGCTCGGCGTCGTCACCGACGTCGCGCACTTCCTCGCGCAGGTTTTCCATCGTCTGTCGCGATTCCTCGACCAGCTGGTCGCGCCAGTCCTTCAGCTTCTGGCGGAAATACGCCAGTTGCCGCGGACTCATGTATTCCTCTTTCTCGCTTGGCCGGTAGTTCTTCGGCAGGTCGATGTTGACGGTGGACGGCAGTGCATAGCGGCCGTCTTCGCGGGTGATGGTCTGCTCGTCGGCGCCGGCCGCGACGTTCAGTCGCGCCGCCACGCCGCCGGCTGGTTTGACATGCACGGGCTTGCGCACGGGCGCGCGCGCCGGCGCATGCGCGTGCTGCGCGGGCGCCGCAGCCTTGGTCTCGTGCTTGACGGACTCGTGGGCGTGGGCCGCCTTCTTCGGCGCCGCCGGCTTGGCAGGTTTGGCCGCGTGGCTCGTCTTCGCGACCTTCCTGGCCGAAGGCTTGGCGGACTTCGCCGGTTTGGCCTTTTTCGGTGCGGCCTTCGCGACTTTCCGCGCGACCTTGGCGGGCGCCTTGCGCGCCGCCTTGGCGACGGGCTTCTTGACCGGCTTGGCCTTGGCCTTCTTGGCCGCGGGCTTGGCTGCCTTGGGGCTGCGCTTGGCGGCGTGTTGCTTCGCTTTTGCCATGTTCCCTGCACTCGATATTGTGGAGATGCGACCGCGTGTTATAGCGTAGTCAATCCGGCCCGGCAACCGGTTTCATGAACCGGGCCCTGCACCCTTCGCTGGCGGCACATCCCCACGTGACACGCTTCCTGTTGTTCATGATAGCGGCGTACAAGCGCCTGCTGAGCCCGTTGCTCGGCGCGCGCTGCCGCTTCCATCCGACGTGCTCGTCATATGCGCGCATCGCCATCGCCCGATTCGGCCCGTGGCGCGGCAGCGTGCTTGCGGCATGGCGTATCCTGCGCTGCCAACCGCTGTGCGAAGGCGGGTTCGATCCCGTGCCCGATCATTTCACGCTGCGCCGCTGCCACGAACACCAGGACTCCGAATGAGCAATTGGCTGATCAAGCACGCAGAACTCGTCAACGAAGGCCGCCGCTTCCAGGCCGACCTGCGCATCCGCGGCCAGCGCATCGCGGAAATAGGCGGCGACCTCGCCGCGCACGCGGACGAACAGGTATTCGACGCATCGGGCCTGTGGCTGCTGCCCGGCATGATCGACGACCACGTGCACTTCCGCGAACCGGGTTACACGGCGAAAGCCGATATTGCCTCGGAATCGCGCGCGGCGGTTGCGGGCGGCGTGACCAGTTTCATCGATATGCCGAACACCCGGCCCGCGACGCTGACGCACGATCTGCTGGAGGACAAATACGCGATCGCGTCGCGCACGTCGCTGGCCAACTACGCTTTTTACTTCGGCGCCAGCAACGACAATCTCGATGCGATACGCACGCTCGATCCGCGCTTGGTTCCGGGCGTGAAAGTGTTCCTCTGCGAATCGACGGGCAATCTCTGCGTCAGCGATCCGACGGCGCTGGAAGGCGTGTTCCGCGATTCGCCGGTGACGGTGCTGGTGCATTGCGAGGACAGCCACATCATCCACGCGAATCTCGATCGCGCAAAAGCCGAGTACGGCGACGACATCCCGATGCGCCTGCACCCGGAAATCCGTTCGCGCGAAGCGTGTTTCGAATCCACCAAGTGGGCGGTGGAAACCGCGCGCCGCCATGGCACGCGGTTGCACGTGCTGCACGTTTCAACCGCGGATGAATTGGCGCTGTTCGAGCGCGGGCCGATCGCGAACAAGAAAATCACGTCGGAAACCTGCGTGCATTTCCTGCGCTACAGCGACACCGATTACGCGACACTGGGCGGCAGGATCAAGTGCAATCCCGCGATCAAGGCGGCGTCCGATCGCGAAGGGCTGACACGTGGGCTTGCCGACACCCGCATCGACATCCTCGCCACCGACCATGCCCCGCACCTGGCTTCGGAAAAAGCCAATCCGTACACGAGCTGCCCGTCCGGCATTCCGCTGATCCAGTTCGCGCTGCAATCAGCGCTGGAATGCGTGTTCCGCGGCGACTTCACGCTGGAACGGCTGGTCGAAGCCTACGCGCACGCGCCCGCGACGCTGTTCGCGATCGAACAACGCGGCTACCTGCGCGAAGGCTGGTTCGCCGACCTGACGCTGGTCGATCCGAACAAACCGCAGACCGTGCGCAGCGACCAGGTGTTGTCGAAGTGCGGCTGGTCACCATTCGAAGGCGACACGTTCCGCGCCAGCGTCGCGGCGACGTTTGTCAACGGCCATCTGGCCGCGCGCAACGGAAAAATCCTCGACGCGCCAACAGGCATGCGGCTGACGTTCGATCGCTGAACGCGTCACCGCATCCCGAGAATGTTTGCTACGTCGGTCATCAGTCCATAAGCCGTCGTCTCATCCATTCCACACGCGAGCGTGACCGCTTTGCCGCCCGCTTCCGCATCGAGGCGATACGCAATGCGCTGTATTTTCATCCTCCGTCTTTGCGCGAGGATTTCGCCCGTCGCCGCCGTAGCTGCGACCATTGCATGAGCAGACGCACCAACCGCTCCAGTCAGGGTGCCGGCGTTGTAGGCAACGACTGGCCCTTGAACTGACGGTCCTGCAATCTGGCTCCCATCCACGTGATTGCGCAGGATCAATCGATGAATGTCATTCGCGGGCAATCGGTTGCCATTGATGACAATGCTGTCCGAGCCGACCAAAAAGGACGCCGGTTGCCTGTACTTGCTGGCAGGACCA
The genomic region above belongs to Rhodanobacteraceae bacterium and contains:
- a CDS encoding Membrane-bound lytic murein transglycosylase D precursor gives rise to the protein MSTPRASSCIRFSLTLAISMVLAACATQPSKPLKAPPTPAVVTALPDVPTPAVAPAATPESSNEPWASIAASDVMPDCADSPVIRANARMYTRSPERFEQLLKQSLPLIIYVHRQLQDAGIPGEFSMLPMLESSYNAAEPGRRNNPAGMWQLMPRTAQLHGVTVNRHYDGRLDPVASTKAAIRMLKALYEQFGDWRLADMAYNSGPNTVMGALRQHPETGSEAIPAIPVGHTTRTHLARLMALSCILRQPEQFHVQLPQPSRADELAAIEVPAGTRLKDAAGMAEVSEVTLRTLNPGYIGGSVPADSPRTLLLPAGAVDSLATALAVAAAEPVAQVTTKEQNAGPSNSLPLPAEPVPPPQDDGTTAAAAPTRHRVRKGDTLWSIAHRYHVSVKDLKRWNNLRDSDVRAGQELRVRG
- a CDS encoding Enoyl-[acyl-carrier-protein] reductase [NADH], coding for MGFLEGKRALVTGILSNRSIAWGIAQALRREGAELALTYVDEKLRSRVDEAAAQLGTDIVLPCDVASDSDIEKLFESLGKRWDGLDILIHSIGFAPREALQGAFLDNLTRENFRIAHDISSYSLAALAKAARPLMKNRHGAILTLTYLGSERALASYNVMGLAKASLEANVRYLALNLGPEGTRVNAISAGPIKTLAASGVAGLRKMLEHVEQVSPLRRNVSIDDVGNAAAFLCSDLAAGITGEVVYVDAGYSTLGMAGLDTGA
- a CDS encoding Peptidyl-prolyl cis-trans isomerase PpiD; amino-acid sequence: MLQFIRNLFKNWIVITIFGVLVVIAFLFFGIEGYFSQSNATWVAKVDGHEISQQDFQTAFNNYRQAQMNAPGNTMEAADFEKPEVKQQVLKLVINRQLLMDENDKLGVRVPDSEIRDQIASYPVFQVNGKFDSTTYLSYLAQVGKTAQEFQDSIRSDLASRELPQAIVGTAFSTKADAEGFLRLQLQQRDFSFVDLPPPAPTAEQQNVTDAQIADYYKAHTKDFMSPEQVSVNYIDLDAATMKVTPDLSDKALQARYDKEKSRFVSPAQWQVSHILIKLPANPTAAQKQEALAKAEKIDALAKAPGADFAKLAEQYSDDLGSKRQGGDLGWLQKGDAGPEFQAALDKMKKGEISAPVLTSDGYHIIDLRDVREGRTETFAQVRDQLAAEAAKNAREDAYRDIGGKLTDMIYNDPTSLKPAAQKLGLTVETTPLFGREGAKTGIAANPKVVKAAFSDIVLVQGNTSDPIDLGDNHMVVIHVDKHVPAAPKPLAQVSDQIKQAIIQQRVDASARTAAEAAFAKLQKGEKLDALAQASAQKVQQETGVTRNAENIDPDLLKAVFEMAHPAKDASTHALVPLKGGHYALVDLSAVKPGDTSKVPSEAQGFLREQMARAFGEADLQGFLDVLRKHAKIETAPQRL
- a CDS encoding DNA-binding protein HU-beta — encoded protein: MNKAELINAIADHADLSKADAGRALDAVTDQIKRALKKGDDVSLVGFGTFVVRKRAARTGRNPRTGQTIKIKASKVPAFKAGKALKDALN
- a CDS encoding ATP-dependent protease La Type I, encoding MPTESKESLTATLELPVLPLRDVVVYPHMVIPLFVGREKSMKALEAAMEGDSRILLVAQKQPETDDPGETDLHAIGTIGSVLQLVKLPDGTVKVLVEGQSRGQLHGCLETEGMLRAHVAPLQPVFDRPAVELETAARMLVSLFEQLVRQSRKLPPEVLTGLSGIDDLSRLADSIAAHLSVRLADKQKVLDTLSVGARTEMLVGLVESELDLQQVEKRIRGRIKTQMEKSQREYYLNEQMKAIQKELGDIEEGGNDIDALAKKIDDAGMPKEVLAKARAEFNKLKHMPPMSAEATVVRNYLDWLTGVPWKKRSKVRKDLRMAEQVLDEDHYGLEKVKERILEYLAVQQRVNKIKGPILCLVGPPGVGKTSLGHSIARATGRKFVRQSLGGVRDEAEIRGHRRTYIGSLPGRIVQNMSKVGTRNPLFMLDEIDKMAMDFRGDPSAALLEVLDPEQNHAFNDHYLEVDFDLSEVMWIATANSMNIPGPLLDRMEVIRIPGYTEDEKVAIATKYLLPKQIKAAGLKENELSVTEGSLRDIIRYYTRESGVRNLERELAKICRKVVKELTLAEAGKPAKKPADAKTTEAVPAKAKPAAKKRAPAAVKVDSKNLDKYLGVRRHDFGRREQQNEVGLVTGLAWTSVGGELLSIEASVVPGKGKLTLTGQLGDVMKESIQAAQSVVRARSQRLGIESDFHDKYDIHVHVPEGATPKDGPSAGIAMCTALVSALTKIPVRSEIAMTGEITLRGRVLPIGGLKEKLLAAHRGGITTVVIPEENRKDLAEIPKNITEALTIHPVRWIDQVLDLALERPLTPLPEPARVEPATVAPETVHESAEDSTASRTH
- a CDS encoding DksA family protein, whose amino-acid sequence is MAKAKQHAAKRSPKAAKPAAKKAKAKPVKKPVAKAARKAPAKVARKVAKAAPKKAKPAKSAKPSARKVAKTSHAAKPAKPAAPKKAAHAHESVKHETKAAAPAQHAHAPARAPVRKPVHVKPAGGVAARLNVAAGADEQTITREDGRYALPSTVNIDLPKNYRPSEKEEYMSPRQLAYFRQKLKDWRDQLVEESRQTMENLREEVRDVGDDAERATRETENSLELRTRDRYRKLISKIEKALRKIEEGRYGYCEETDEEIGLERLEARPIATLSLDAQERREHLQKQMGD
- a CDS encoding Membrane protein insertion efficiency factor YidD, whose protein sequence is MNRALHPSLAAHPHVTRFLLFMIAAYKRLLSPLLGARCRFHPTCSSYARIAIARFGPWRGSVLAAWRILRCQPLCEGGFDPVPDHFTLRRCHEHQDSE
- a CDS encoding Dihydroorotase codes for the protein MSNWLIKHAELVNEGRRFQADLRIRGQRIAEIGGDLAAHADEQVFDASGLWLLPGMIDDHVHFREPGYTAKADIASESRAAVAGGVTSFIDMPNTRPATLTHDLLEDKYAIASRTSLANYAFYFGASNDNLDAIRTLDPRLVPGVKVFLCESTGNLCVSDPTALEGVFRDSPVTVLVHCEDSHIIHANLDRAKAEYGDDIPMRLHPEIRSREACFESTKWAVETARRHGTRLHVLHVSTADELALFERGPIANKKITSETCVHFLRYSDTDYATLGGRIKCNPAIKAASDREGLTRGLADTRIDILATDHAPHLASEKANPYTSCPSGIPLIQFALQSALECVFRGDFTLERLVEAYAHAPATLFAIEQRGYLREGWFADLTLVDPNKPQTVRSDQVLSKCGWSPFEGDTFRASVAATFVNGHLAARNGKILDAPTGMRLTFDR